Proteins encoded in a region of the Gammaproteobacteria bacterium genome:
- a CDS encoding succinate dehydrogenase assembly factor 2, which produces MTGDEQRHRTDNRHTRLRWRCRRGTRELDLLLSGFMEGGYFSLEDQQLSVFERLLDYPDDELLDLLMGRKVAGDRGLADVIARIQGAVASNA; this is translated from the coding sequence TTGACCGGCGACGAACAACGACACAGGACAGACAATCGACATACGCGTCTGCGATGGCGCTGTCGGCGAGGTACGCGGGAGCTGGATCTGCTGCTGTCGGGTTTTATGGAAGGCGGCTATTTCTCGCTTGAAGACCAGCAATTGTCAGTGTTCGAGAGATTGCTGGATTATCCTGACGACGAGTTGCTGGACTTGTTGATGGGACGCAAAGTGGCCGGAGACAGGGGGCTTGCAGATGTCATCGCCAGGATTCAGGGCGCCGTTGCGAGTAACGCTTAA
- a CDS encoding folate-binding protein YgfZ yields the protein MLPDWQNFLSDAGAELEQGRVVSFGNPERERSIVMTGSMFCDLSHRGLIAVTGEEALEFLQNQLSSDVREVSGTRSQLSSYCSPRGRMLASPRVFRRNDTFYLNLPIEILAPTLQRLRMFVLRARVSLADHSLELVRCGYAGPDAEQELKEALGDCPAAVDDTLQAGELTVLRIPGQHPRFEIHGPTGAVTKLWERLNVRGAPVGAASWALLDILSGIPNIYPATVDRFVPQMANLQLIGGLSFKKGCYPGQEVVARMHYLGNVKRRMYRISAVTDTIPKPGDSIVAAGKGTNEPSGTIVEAQLNPDSSGVAALAVLRIADAEQQQLRLWDADGAKVTLETLPYDG from the coding sequence ATGCTTCCCGACTGGCAGAATTTTCTGTCTGACGCCGGCGCGGAACTGGAACAGGGTCGCGTGGTGAGTTTCGGCAACCCCGAGCGTGAACGCTCGATAGTGATGACCGGCAGCATGTTCTGCGATCTCTCGCATCGTGGCCTGATCGCCGTCACCGGCGAAGAAGCGCTCGAATTTCTCCAAAACCAGCTCAGCAGCGACGTGCGCGAAGTGTCCGGGACGCGCAGCCAGCTCAGCAGCTATTGCAGCCCGCGCGGCCGGATGCTGGCCAGTCCGCGCGTGTTCCGGCGCAACGACACGTTTTATCTGAACCTGCCCATAGAGATTCTTGCACCGACCCTGCAGCGGTTGCGCATGTTCGTGCTCCGCGCCAGGGTGTCCTTAGCCGACCACAGCCTTGAGCTGGTCCGGTGCGGCTACGCGGGGCCCGATGCGGAACAGGAACTTAAGGAGGCGCTGGGCGACTGTCCCGCCGCCGTGGATGATACGTTGCAGGCTGGAGAACTCACCGTGCTGCGGATACCGGGACAGCATCCGCGTTTCGAGATCCACGGGCCGACTGGCGCGGTGACTAAGCTGTGGGAGCGGCTCAATGTCCGCGGTGCGCCGGTCGGCGCCGCGTCCTGGGCGTTGCTGGATATCCTGTCCGGCATACCGAACATTTACCCGGCCACGGTGGATCGCTTCGTTCCGCAGATGGCGAATCTGCAACTGATCGGCGGCCTCAGCTTCAAGAAAGGCTGTTATCCCGGCCAGGAAGTGGTGGCCCGCATGCACTATCTGGGCAATGTTAAGCGCCGCATGTACCGAATTAGTGCGGTGACCGACACCATCCCCAAGCCCGGTGACAGCATCGTCGCGGCTGGCAAGGGTACGAACGAGCCCAGCGGCACGATCGTAGAGGCGCAACTAAACCCGGATAGTAGCGGCGTCGCGGCGCTGGCGGTGCTGCGTATCGCCGATGCCGAACAGCAGCAACTGCGTCTGTGGGATGCTGACGGGGCGAAAGTCACGCTCGAGACGCTACCTTATGACGGCTGA
- the lysS gene encoding lysine--tRNA ligase, protein MDDDTGTHDENKLIAQRREKLANLRAKGHAFPNDFRRDALAAELHSQYDVLDDGQLKDRNLRVTVAGRMMAKRVMGKASFAQVLDMSGRIQLFIQRDALADGVYADFKTWDLGDIVGARGALFKTKTGELSIKVEDFRLLSKSLRPLPEKFHGLTDPEQRYRQRYVDLIMNDPVRAAFRVRSQVIRFIRQYLDARGYLEVETPMMQPIPGGAAARPFVTHHNALDMKLYLRIAPELYLKRLVVGGFERVYEINRNFRNEGLSAQHNPEFTMLEFYQAYADYLDLMNLTEDLLRGLAIAVTGGTRLSYQAQVYDLEKPFARMTVKEAIVRFNEGVSLAEMDNPAALKTIAARLDVPVKPDDVAGKIQIEIFEKTVEPRLQEPTFITAYPTAVSPLARRNDADSSVTDRFELFVAGRELANGFSELNDAEDQAERFRAQATAKDAGDAEAMHFDADYIRALEYGLPPTAGEGIGIDRLVMLLTDSPSIRDVLLFPHMRPEIS, encoded by the coding sequence ATGGATGACGACACCGGCACGCACGACGAAAACAAGCTGATCGCGCAACGCCGCGAGAAGCTCGCGAACCTGCGCGCGAAGGGCCATGCGTTTCCCAATGATTTTCGTCGCGATGCGTTAGCGGCCGAACTCCACAGCCAGTATGACGTGCTGGATGACGGGCAGCTCAAGGATCGGAATTTGCGCGTGACGGTGGCGGGGCGGATGATGGCCAAGCGCGTGATGGGCAAGGCGAGCTTCGCACAGGTGCTGGACATGTCCGGCCGCATCCAGCTATTCATACAGCGCGACGCGTTGGCCGACGGCGTGTATGCGGATTTCAAGACCTGGGACTTGGGCGATATCGTCGGAGCGCGCGGCGCGTTGTTCAAGACGAAAACCGGCGAACTCAGCATCAAGGTCGAAGACTTTCGGCTGCTGTCGAAATCGCTGCGTCCGCTGCCGGAAAAATTCCACGGCCTCACCGACCCGGAGCAGCGCTACCGGCAGCGCTACGTCGATCTGATTATGAATGATCCGGTGCGCGCGGCGTTTCGGGTGCGCAGCCAGGTTATTCGCTTCATCCGCCAATATCTGGATGCGCGCGGCTATCTCGAAGTCGAGACGCCGATGATGCAGCCCATCCCGGGGGGTGCTGCCGCGCGGCCTTTTGTCACTCATCACAACGCGCTGGACATGAAGCTTTACCTGCGTATCGCGCCGGAATTATATCTGAAGCGTCTGGTGGTCGGCGGCTTCGAGCGAGTTTACGAGATCAATCGCAATTTCCGCAACGAAGGACTCTCCGCGCAGCACAACCCCGAGTTCACCATGCTGGAGTTCTATCAGGCGTACGCTGATTATCTTGATTTGATGAACCTGACCGAAGACCTGTTGCGGGGGCTGGCGATCGCGGTCACCGGCGGGACCCGGCTGAGCTATCAGGCCCAGGTGTACGATCTGGAAAAACCTTTCGCGCGCATGACCGTGAAAGAGGCGATCGTCCGGTTTAACGAAGGTGTGAGCCTGGCAGAGATGGACAATCCCGCCGCGCTGAAAACAATCGCCGCGCGACTGGACGTACCGGTCAAGCCGGACGATGTCGCCGGCAAGATCCAGATCGAAATCTTCGAGAAAACAGTGGAGCCGCGGTTACAGGAACCGACTTTCATTACGGCGTATCCAACGGCGGTGTCGCCGCTGGCGCGACGCAATGACGCCGATTCTTCCGTCACCGACCGTTTCGAGTTATTTGTCGCGGGCCGCGAACTGGCCAATGGTTTCTCGGAGCTGAACGACGCGGAAGATCAGGCGGAGCGCTTTCGCGCGCAGGCGACGGCCAAGGACGCCGGCGACGCGGAAGCCATGCACTTCGACGCGGACTACATTCGCGCGCTGGAATACGGCCTGCCGCCCACGGCCGGCGAGGGCATCGGCATCGACCGTCTGGTGATGCTGTTAACCGACTCGCCGTCGATCCGCGACGTGTTGTTGTTTCCGCATATGCGGCCCGAGATTTCCTGA